Proteins co-encoded in one Synergistales bacterium genomic window:
- a CDS encoding TRAP transporter small permease, which translates to MVSERKTGPAARWAKRLERLSAWSAGALLTLNIGTILLGIFCRYVLHSSFIWTEELARFSLLWLVLLAAYGALFHNEHMVVDFVVPRLPDRLQRLAAGFRLLVTVVVLSLMIYMGFRNALGMWSMRTMAMHIPKTVPLLAVPAGLSLLLAGVLLLERRKREEGRDR; encoded by the coding sequence GTGGTGTCTGAACGGAAGACCGGGCCGGCCGCCCGGTGGGCGAAGCGCCTGGAACGCCTCAGCGCATGGAGCGCTGGGGCGCTCCTCACCTTGAATATCGGCACCATCCTGCTGGGGATCTTCTGCCGCTACGTGCTCCACAGCTCCTTCATCTGGACCGAGGAGCTGGCCCGCTTCTCGCTGCTATGGCTGGTGCTCCTGGCGGCCTACGGGGCGCTGTTCCACAACGAGCACATGGTGGTGGACTTCGTGGTGCCCCGGCTTCCCGACCGGCTCCAGAGGCTGGCGGCCGGATTCCGGCTGCTGGTGACGGTGGTGGTGCTGTCGCTGATGATCTATATGGGGTTCCGGAACGCTCTGGGCATGTGGAGCATGCGGACCATGGCCATGCACATCCCCAAAACGGTGCCGCTGCTGGCCGTGCCGGCGGGACTGTCGCTCCTGCTGGCGGGGGTGCTCCTCCTGGAGCGGCGGAAACGGGAGGAGGGGCGTGACCGATGA